The following proteins are co-located in the Chaetodon auriga isolate fChaAug3 chromosome 23, fChaAug3.hap1, whole genome shotgun sequence genome:
- the dock9b gene encoding dedicator of cytokinesis protein 9 isoform X9, whose protein sequence is MGCTTSVVLLEGLRSILERNCGYIKGAVELGALEEEEETLSLRGSQLWIPTTALVKPKIIEPLDYENVILQRKTQIISDVLRDMLQFPTDDFQISTLRRQGRTLFSTVPDTAEKEAHSLFVQECIKTYKSDWHVVNYKYEEYSGDFRQLPNKVLRPEKLAAHLFEVDEDVEKDEDTASLGSQKGGVSKHGWLYKGNMNSAISVTMRSFKRRYFHLAQLGDGSYNLNFYKDENTSKEPKGTIFLDSCMGVVQNSKVRRFAFELKMQDKSTFLLAADSEAEMEEWIGTLNKILHSSFEQAMQEKRNGELHDDEEHGKTDLSSGSFQDGFQTARDIESKMRSEARLKLFTLDPDTQKLDFSGIEPDVRQFEEKFGKRVLVSCHDLSFNLQGCVAENEEGPTTNVEPFYVVLSLFDVQNSRKISADFHVDLNHPLVRQLTSGSSSGQDLHINGSGDGPLAGHRQASGLPAGALQYPRQGVFSVTCPHPEIFLVARIEKVLQGGITHCTEPYMKSSDSAKMAQKVLKNAKTACSRLGQYRMPFAWAARPVFKDASGALDKSARFSALYRQDSSKLSDEDMFKLLTDFRKPEKMAKLPVLLGNLDVTIDSVAPDVTNCVTSSYIPVRNFEGNGPGSALLEVEEFVPCIAKCSQPCTIYKNHLYVYPKHLKYDGQKSFAKARNIAVCIEFKDSDEDEAPPLKCIYGRPGGPLFTKQAHAAVLHHQQNPEFYDEIKIELPTQLHEKHHLLFTFYHVSCDSNSKKKDLVETPVGSAWLPLLKDGRVIMNEQQLPVAANLPAGYLGSQDGINKHSGSEIKWVDGGKPLFKVSTHLVSTVYTQDQHLHNFFHHCQSMEMSEQASEGELVKYLKSLHAMEGHVMVNFLPTILNQLFCVLTRATHEDVAVNVTRVMVHIVAQCHEEGLEHYLRSYVKFVFKPEPYSSTNVKTVHEELAKSMTAILKPSTDFLTSNKLLKHSWYFFEALVKSMAHYLIECGKVKLSRNQRFSASFYHAVETLVNMLMPHITQKYKDNLDAARNANHSLAVFIKRCFTFMDRGFVFKQINNYMNCFVPGDPKTLYEFKFEFLRVVCNHEHYVPLNLPMPFGKGRIQRFQDLQLDYSLTDDFCRNHFLVGLLMREVGGALQEFREIRQIAIQVLKGLMIKHTFDDRYAAKSQQARLATLYLPLFGLLQENVYRLDMKESALLSNHNNTREDSLVPNSMVTPQKPGSCIENALHKDVFGVISGTASPHNSTPNVSSVHHADSRGSLVSTDSGNSLLDKSSDKTNSLEKNQCASALGSTVLRCDKLDRDEIKNLLMCFLHILKSMSEEALFAYWNKAAPSDLMDFFTLIEVCLHQFRYMGKRFIVRAGILHARLQQLGTLENAHTFNNMYSHTEADVSSQCLLEANVSTEVCLTVLDTLSIFIMGFKTQLNSDLGHNPLMKKVFQVHLCFLQIPQSEAALKQVFTSLRTFIYKFPCTFFDGRADMCASLCYEILKCCNSKLSSIRSDAAHLLYFLMKSNFDYTGRKSFVRTHLQVVIAVSQLIADVIGIGGTRFQQSLSIINNCANSDKNIKQHTAFPSDVKDLTKRIRTVLMATEQMKEHENDPEMLVDLQYSLAKSYTSTPELRKTWLDSMARIHNKNGDLSEAAMCYVHVAALVAEYLWRKGMFRQGCSAFRVITPNIDEEAAMMEDVGMQDVHFNEEVLMELLEECADGLWKAERYELIADVYRLIIPIYEQRRDFEKLTHLYDTLHRAYTKVMEVMHSGKRLLGTYFRVAFFGQGFFEDEDGKEYIYKEPKFTPLSEISQRLLKLYSDKFGQENVKIIQDSGRVNPKDLDSKYAYIQVTHVTPYLDDKELEDRKTDFEKSHNIQRFVFETPFTVSGKKQGGVEEQCKRRTVLTTTHCFPYVKKRIAVMYQHQTDLSPIEVAIDEMSAKVAELRLLCSASEVDMIRLQLKLQGSISVQVNAGPLAYARAFLDDGSAKKYPDNKVKQLKEVFRQFVDACGQALGVNERLIKEDQQEYHDEMKANYRDLTRELSNIMHEQINPVEDGTRSALSDSMGIFNAISGTPTSANPHGSTTIL, encoded by the exons TAAGGTGCTGAGACCTGAGAAACTGGCAGCTCACCTTTTTGAGGTGGATGAAGATGTGGAAAAAGATGAG gacacAGCCTCCCTCGGCTCTCAGAAAGGAGGAGTATCTAAACATGGCTGGCTGTACAAAGGCAACATGAACAGTGCAATCAGTGTTACCATGCGG TCCTTCAAGCGGAGGTACTTCCATCTGGCCCAGCTGGGAGATGGATCCTACAACCTCAACTTCTACAAGGATGAGAACACCTCCAAGGAACCCAAAGGAACCATCTTCCTGGACTCATGCATGGGGGTTGTTCAG AACAGCAAAGTGCGTCGGTTCGCCTTTGAGCTGAAGATGCAGGATAAGAGCACCTTCCTGTTGGCTGCAGACAGCGAAGCGGAGATGGAGGAGTGGATTGGCACCCTCAACAAGAttctccacagcagctttgaGCAGGCCATGCAGGAGAAGAGGAACGGAGAGCTGCATGACG ATGAGGAGCACGGAAAAACAGACCTCTCCTCCGGAAGTTTTCAAGACGGCTTTCAG ACTGCCAGAGATATCGAGTCCAAAATGAGGAGCGAGGCTCGCCTGAAACTGTTCACCTTGGACCCTGACACACAG AAACTGGATTTCTCTGGCATTGAACCAGACGTGCGGCAGTTTGAAGAGAAGTTTGGAAAGAGAGTCCTGGTCAGCTGCCATGACCTGTCCTTCAACCTGCAGGGCTGCGTTGCAGAGAATGAAGAGGGACCAACAACTAAT GTGGAGCCTTTCTACGTGGTCCTGTCCCTCTTCGACGTCCAGAACAGCAGAAAGATCTCAGCCGACTTCCACGTGGATCTCAACCACCCTCTGGTCCGACAGCTGACATCGGGCTCTAGCAGCGGACAGGACTTGCACATCAATGGCAGTGGCGATGGTCCCCTGGCTGGCCACAGGCAGGCCAGTGGGCTCCCAGCCGGGGCTCTCCAGTACCCCAGACAGGGGGTGTTCTCGGTCACATGCCCCCATCCAGAGATCTTCCTGGTGGCGAGGATTGAGAAGGTCCTGCAGGGAGGGATCACCCACTGCACCGAACCCTACATGAAGAGCTCAGACTCTGCTAAG ATGGCTCAAAAGGTGCTGAAGAATGCTAAGACAGCCTGCAGCAGACTGGGACAGTACAGGATGCCATTCGCCTGGGCTGCAAG gcctGTGTTCAAAGACGCGTCAGGGGCTTTGGACAAAAGCGCTCGCTTCTCAGCTCTTTACAGACAGGACAGCAGCAAGCTGTCAGACGAGGACATGTTCAAGCTGCTTACTGACTTCAGAAA ACCAGAGAAAATGGCCAAACTCCCCGTGCTCTTAGGGAACTTAGATGTGACGATTGACAGTGTGGCCCCGGATGTAACCA ATTGTGTCACTTCCTCGTACATCCCTGTGAGGAACTTTGAAGGCAACGGGCCTGGCAGCGCTCtcctggaggtggaggagttcGTACCCTGCATCGCTAAGTGCTCCCAGCCATGCACCATCTATAAAAACCACCTCTATGTGTACCCAAAGCATCTCAAATATGATGGACAGAAGTCCTTTGCTAAG GCGAGGAATATTGCTGTTTGCATTGAATTCAAGGATTCGGACGAGGATGAAGCCCCGCCGCTGAAG TGCATCTATGGTCGCCCGGGAGGTCCTCTGTTCACGAAGCAGGCACATGCAGCAGTCCTGCACCACCAGCAGAACCCTGAGTTCTATGATGAG ATAAAGATAGAGCTGCCGACTCAGCTGCATGAGAAGCATCACCTTCTCTTCACCTTCTATCATGTTAGCTGTGACAGCAACAGCAAGAAGAAAGACCTGGTGGAGACTCCAG TGGGTTCAGCCTGGCTGCCTCTGCTGAAGGATGGTAGAGTCATCATGAATGAACAGCAGCTGCCTGTGGCCGCCAATCTGCCCGCCGGGTACCTCGGCTCCCAGGATGGTATCAACAAG CACTCCGGCTCGGAGATCAAATGGGTGGACGGAGGAAAACCGCTGTTCAAAGTCTCAACTCATCTCGTCTCCACAGTTTACACTCAG GATCAGCACTTGCAcaacttcttccaccactgtcaaAGCATGGAGATGTCAGAACAAGCTTCAGAGGGGGAGCTGGTGAAATACCTGAAG AGTCTCCACGCCATGGAGGGTCATGTGATGGTCAACTTTCTGCCCACCATCCTCAACCAGCTGTTCTGCGTCCTAACCAGAGCCACACACGAGGACGTGGCTGTCAACGTGACCAG GGTGATGGTTCACATTGTAGCGCAGTGCCACGAAGAAGGCCTCGAGCATTACCTGAGATCTTATGTCAAG TTTGTGTTTAAGCCAGAGCCTTATTCCTCCACCAATGTGAAGACAGTTCATGAGGAGCTGGCTAAGTCCATGACGGCCATTCTCAAACCATCCACAGACTTCCTGACTAGCAACAAGCTCCTGAAG CACTCGTGGTACTTCTTTGAAGCCCTGGTGAAATCAATGGCTCATTATCTCATAGAGTGCGGGAAGGTCAAG CTCTCCAGGAACCAGCGTTTCTCTGCGTCGTTCTACCACGCCGTGGAGACTCTGGTCAATATGCTGATGCCTCACATCACCCAGAAATACAAGGACAACCTGGATGCGGCTCGCAACGCCAACCACAGCCTGGCAGTTTTCATCAAG CGCTGCTTCACCTTCATGGACAGAGGCTTTGTGTTCAAGCAGATCAACAACTACATGAACTGCTTTGTGCCCGGAGACCCCAAG ACTTTGTATGAGTTCAAGTTCGAGTTCCTGCGGGTGGTTTGCAACCATGAGCACTATGTCCCTCTTAACCTGCCCATGCCCTTTGGAAAAGGCAGAATTCAAAGGTTCCAAG ATCTTCAGCTGGACTATTCTCTGACTGACGACTTCTGTCGAAACCACTTCCTGGTGGGGCTGCTGATGAGGGAGGTGGGTGGGGCTCTGCAGGAGTTCCGAGAGATCCGTCAGATCGCCATCCAGGTGCTCAAGGGCCTGATGATCAAACACACGTTTGACGACCGCTATGCGGCCAAA AGCCAGCAGGCCAGGCTCGCCACCCTCTACCTCCCTCTGTTTGGTCTGCTCCAGGAGAACGTCTACAGGCTTGACATGAAGGAATCGGCCCTCCTCAGCAACCACAAT AATACCAGGGAGGACTCTCTGGTGCCCAACTCCATGGTGACTCCACAGAAACCTGGGAGCTGCATAGAAAACGCCCTCCACAAAGACGTGTTCGGGGTCATCTCTGGAACAG CCTCCCCTCACAACTCCACGCCCAACGTCAGCTCCGTTCACCACGCCGACTCCAGAGGCTCGCTGGTCTCCACCGACTCTGGAAACAGCCTGCTGGACAAGAGCAGCGACAAGACCAACTCCCTGGAGAAG AACCAGTGTGCGTCGGCTCTGGGCAGCACTGTGCTGCGCTGTGACAAATTGGACCGGGACGAGATCAAAAACCTGCTCATGTGCTTTCTGCACATCCTCAAGAGCATGTCAGAGG AGGCCCTTTTTGCATACTGGAACAAAGCAGCTCCCTCAGATCTAATGGACTTCTTCACATTAATAGA agTCTGCCTCCACCAGTTCAGATACATGGGCAAGAGATTCATCGTCAG GGCGGGGATCCTGCACGCCCGCCTTCAGCAGCTGGGAACTCTGGAGAACGCTCACACCTTCAACAACA TGTACTCTCATACGGAGGCAGACGTGAGCAGCCAGTGCCTGCTGGAGGCCAACGTGTCCACGgaggtctgtctgactgtgctGGACACACTCAGCATCTTCATCATGGGATTCAAG ACTCAGCTGAATTCAGATCTTGGTCACAACCCCCTGATGAAGAAAGTGTTCCAGGTCCATCTGTGCTTCCTGCAGATCCCTCAGTCTGAGGCCGCCCTCAAACAGGTCTTCACCTCCCTCAGGACCTTCATCTACAAG TTCCCCTGCACCTTCTTTGATGGCCGGGCCGACATGTGTGCCTCTCTGTGCTATGAAATCCTCAAGTGCTGTAACTCCAAGCTGAGCTCAATCCGCAGCGACGCCGCCCATCTTCTCTACTTCCTCATGAAAAGCAACTTTGACTACACCGGACGCAAGTCTTTCGTACGAACTCACCTGCAG GTGGTCAtcgctgtcagtcagctgattgCTGATGTCATCGGCATCGGAGGTACCCGTTTCCAGCAGTCGCTCTCCATCATTAACAACTGTGCCAACAGTGACAAGAACATCAA gcagcacacagcattTCCGTCAGACGTGAAGGACCTGACCAAGCGCATCAGAACCGTGCTGATGGCCACAGAGCAGATGAAGGAGCACGAGAACGACCCGGAGATGCTGGTGGACCTCCAGTACAGCTTGGCCAAGTCCTACACCAGCACACCTGAGCTCCGCAAGACCTGGCTGGACAGCATGGCTCGCATCCACAACAAGAACGGGGATCTCTCAGAG GCCGCCATGTGTTATGTGCACGTTGCTGCCCTGGTAGCTGAGTACCTGTGGAGGAAAG GTATGTTCAGGCAGGGCTGCTCGGCTTTCCGCGTCATCACTCCAAACATCGACGAGGAGGCGGCCATGATGGAGGACGTGGGCATGCAGGATGTTCACTTTAATGAG gaggtgctgatggagctgctggaggagtgTGCTGATGGTCTCTGGAAGGCGGAGCGCTATGAGCTCATCGCTGATGTCTACAGGCTCATCATTCCCATCTATGAACAGCGCAGAGACTTTGAG aaacTGACTCACCTGTACGACACCCTCCACCGTGCCTACACCAAAGTGATGGAGGTGATGCATAGTGGAAAAAGGTTGCTGGGAACTTACTTCAGAGTGGCCTTCTTTGGACAG GGCTTCTTTGAAGATGAAGACGGAAAGGAATACATCTACAAGGAGCCAAAGTTCACTCCGCTGTCAGAGATTTCCCAGAGACTCCTGAAGCTCTACTCCGACAAGTTTGGTCAGGAGAACGTCAAGATCATTCAGGACTCTGGCAGG GTGAACCCCAAGGACCTCGACTCCAAGTACGCCTACATCCAGGTGACCCACGTCACACCCTACCTAGATgacaaggagctggaggacaggaagacCGACTTTGAGAAGAGCCACAACATCCAGCGCTTTGTGTTCGAGACGCCGTTCACCGTGTCGGGCAAGAagcagggaggggtggaggagcagTGCAAACGGAGGACTGTTCTCACCA CCACCCACTGTTTCCCTTATGTGAAGAAGCGGATAGCAGTCATGTACCAACACCAGACCGACCTGAGCCCCATCGAGGTGGCCATAGACGAGATGAGCGCCAAGGTGGCCGAGCTGCGACTCCTGTGCTCGGCCTCTGAGGTGGACATGATCCGCCTGCAGCTCAAACTGCAAGGCAGCATCAGCGTTCAG GTCAATGCCGGTCCTCTCGCGTACGCCAGAGCCTTCCTCGACGACGGCAGTGCCAAGAAATATCCTGACAACAAGGTCAAACAGCTCAAAGAGGTGTTCAG GCAGTTTGTGGACGCCTGCGGTCAGGCGCTGGGAGTGAACGAGCGGCTGATCAAAGAGGACCAGCAGGAGTATCACGATGAGATGAAGGCCAACTACAGGGACCTGACCAGGGAGCTGTCAAACATCATGCATGAACAG ATAAACCCAGTGGAGGACGGCACGAGGAGCGCTCTGTCTGACTCTATGGGCATCTTCAACGCCATCAGCGGCACACCAACCAGTGCCAACCCACATGGCTCCACCACCATACTCTGA